In one window of Thermodesulfobacteriota bacterium DNA:
- the pyk gene encoding pyruvate kinase has protein sequence MPIPERKTRIIATIGPSSSSPEVIEKLMLAGADVLRLNLSHGTREVHGKVISSIRAASSKLDLPIAILLDLQGPKIRVGRLRKPSIELVPGQEISISASEPDGDERMISTTYADLYKDVKPGDRILMDDGLIEASVTGVEGDVIRARVVYGGALKENKGMNLPGVAVSAPCLSDKDLADLAFGIEQGVDYIALSFVRSASDIARIKGIISGSSADIPVIAKIEKAEAVEDLDAILEESDGIMIARGDLGVELSTEEIPVLQKKLITRANEAGKVVITATQMMESMIGNPRPTRAEASDVANAVFDGTDALMLSGETAVGGWPVKAVEIMVRIATEAEEAALAHKHLLRRRKAPAGSFSFAQAVAHAATAASEEVGPKAVVVFTQTGETARLLSKLRPITPIIAFTNQENIRRRAALLWGVTPFTVEFGEHTDEMICRGEAALLDRGLADFGDTIVVVSGSKVGMRGATNMMKIDWIGSEECRVYLKSGRVP, from the coding sequence ATGCCCATACCTGAAAGAAAGACAAGGATTATCGCAACGATAGGTCCCTCGTCGAGCTCGCCCGAGGTCATAGAGAAACTCATGCTCGCGGGGGCGGACGTATTGAGGCTGAACCTTTCCCACGGCACAAGGGAGGTGCACGGCAAAGTCATCTCCTCCATCCGCGCCGCCTCCAGTAAGCTTGACCTCCCCATAGCCATACTCCTCGACCTCCAGGGCCCCAAGATACGGGTGGGCCGCCTGAGAAAGCCTTCGATAGAGCTTGTCCCGGGCCAGGAGATATCCATCTCCGCGAGCGAGCCGGACGGCGACGAGCGGATGATATCCACTACCTACGCCGACCTTTACAAGGACGTAAAGCCCGGGGACAGGATACTTATGGACGACGGCCTCATCGAGGCGTCGGTAACGGGTGTCGAGGGCGATGTGATACGCGCCAGGGTCGTCTACGGCGGGGCGCTCAAGGAGAACAAGGGCATGAACCTCCCGGGCGTTGCCGTGAGCGCGCCCTGCCTTTCGGACAAGGACCTGGCCGACCTGGCATTCGGGATCGAGCAGGGGGTCGACTATATCGCGCTCTCTTTCGTAAGGAGCGCATCCGACATAGCCCGCATAAAGGGGATAATAAGCGGGTCTTCAGCCGACATCCCCGTGATAGCCAAGATAGAGAAGGCCGAGGCCGTCGAGGACCTCGACGCGATACTCGAGGAGTCGGACGGCATAATGATAGCGCGCGGCGACCTCGGGGTCGAGCTCTCGACAGAAGAAATTCCAGTGCTGCAGAAAAAGCTCATCACCAGGGCCAACGAGGCCGGTAAGGTCGTCATAACCGCCACACAGATGATGGAGTCGATGATAGGGAACCCGAGGCCCACCAGGGCCGAGGCGTCGGATGTGGCGAACGCCGTATTCGACGGCACTGACGCCCTGATGCTCTCGGGAGAAACGGCGGTCGGCGGGTGGCCAGTGAAGGCGGTCGAGATAATGGTGAGGATAGCTACGGAGGCCGAGGAGGCCGCGCTCGCCCACAAGCACCTCCTCCGGAGGAGGAAGGCCCCGGCAGGCTCGTTCTCCTTTGCACAGGCCGTGGCCCATGCCGCTACCGCGGCATCGGAAGAGGTCGGGCCCAAAGCCGTCGTGGTCTTCACGCAGACCGGGGAGACGGCCAGGCTATTATCCAAGCTCAGGCCGATAACGCCCATAATCGCATTCACGAACCAGGAAAACATCCGGAGGAGGGCCGCGCTCCTTTGGGGCGTCACGCCCTTTACAGTCGAGTTCGGCGAGCATACCGACGAGATGATATGCAGGGGGGAGGCCGCGCTCCTGGACCGCGGGCTCGCGGACTTCGGGGACACGATAGTGGTCGTCTCCGGGAGCAAGGTGGGCATGCGGGGCGCTACCAACATGATGAAGATAGACTGGATAGGGAGCGAGGAGTGCAGGGTCTATCTCAAGAGCGGCAGAGTGCCTTGA
- a CDS encoding MBL fold metallo-hydrolase — protein sequence MDFGRFRIFSLSDGSFRLDGGAMFGVVPKAMWEPLCQPDEKNRIPLSIRPLLIQTGSENVLVDTGIGDKGDARFRSIYAVERGRTLSGSLESIGLSPSDIDIVINTHLHFDHAGGNTVKEDGALRPAFPRARYIVQRGEWEAALNPNERTRGSYCPDDFLPLLEAGQLELIEGDCEVVSGVSVIRTGGHNRDNQIVSVRSDGMTAVFTGDLIPTTRHLRIPFITAYDLFPLDTLKAKKELLSEAAENRWLLIFEHDPAMEMGYVRFIGKDPVLEIVPQGPGPSGI from the coding sequence ATGGATTTCGGCCGTTTCAGGATATTCTCATTAAGCGACGGTTCCTTCAGGCTTGACGGCGGCGCCATGTTCGGGGTGGTCCCGAAGGCCATGTGGGAACCCCTTTGCCAGCCGGACGAGAAAAACCGCATACCACTTTCGATAAGGCCGCTCCTCATCCAGACCGGGAGCGAGAACGTGCTCGTCGATACCGGCATAGGGGACAAGGGGGATGCGCGGTTCAGGTCCATTTACGCTGTAGAGAGGGGCCGCACGCTCTCCGGGTCGCTTGAGTCTATCGGGCTCTCCCCCTCGGATATCGACATCGTCATCAATACCCACCTCCATTTCGACCATGCGGGCGGCAATACGGTAAAGGAGGACGGGGCCTTGAGGCCCGCGTTCCCGAGAGCGCGCTATATCGTCCAGCGCGGGGAATGGGAGGCGGCCCTCAACCCGAACGAAAGGACAAGAGGAAGCTATTGTCCCGACGATTTCCTGCCTCTCCTGGAGGCCGGGCAGCTGGAGCTTATCGAAGGCGACTGCGAGGTCGTAAGCGGGGTATCCGTCATAAGGACGGGCGGGCACAACCGGGACAACCAGATCGTGAGCGTCCGCTCGGATGGCATGACCGCCGTTTTCACTGGAGACCTGATACCGACCACGAGGCACCTCCGCATCCCCTTCATAACCGCCTATGACCTTTTCCCCCTCGACACTCTGAAAGCCAAAAAGGAACTCCTCTCCGAGGCCGCCGAAAACAGATGGCTCCTCATATTCGAGCACGACCCGGCCATGGAAATGGGCTATGTGCGGTTTATCGGCAAGGACCCGGTGCTTGAGATAGTGCCGCAAGGCCCGGGGCCGTCAGGAATCTGA
- a CDS encoding DUF5667 domain-containing protein, whose translation MGTKAAAFILTLLVTAVLFTSSPSASDWTLPDDPLYQAKISTEEAKLRAAVDPLEKAALHTEFAGNRLAELQEIGTTKPGLARGLADRYGASVRAAMDEAELAQSLGMDAGSALERVEAATMKHTEVLAGLLEKVPAEARPAIEHAMEVSRTGRDHALGALERIRASEPARPERIEKPVRIERPERPAGLPSGAIERPSIPARPGRP comes from the coding sequence ATGGGAACCAAAGCGGCAGCGTTTATCCTCACTCTCCTTGTAACGGCAGTTCTCTTTACTTCAAGCCCTTCTGCATCGGACTGGACCCTGCCGGACGACCCGCTCTACCAGGCGAAGATAAGCACCGAGGAGGCGAAACTCAGGGCCGCGGTAGACCCTCTTGAAAAGGCGGCCCTGCATACCGAGTTTGCCGGGAACAGGCTCGCTGAATTGCAGGAAATAGGCACGACAAAACCCGGGCTCGCCCGGGGACTGGCCGACAGGTATGGGGCTTCGGTCAGGGCGGCGATGGATGAGGCGGAGCTGGCCCAAAGCCTGGGAATGGATGCGGGGAGCGCACTTGAGCGGGTCGAGGCCGCGACCATGAAGCACACCGAGGTGCTGGCCGGACTGCTCGAAAAGGTGCCTGCTGAGGCCAGGCCCGCCATCGAACACGCCATGGAGGTGTCGAGAACAGGACGGGACCATGCCCTTGGCGCGCTCGAAAGGATACGCGCCTCGGAACCTGCCAGGCCCGAACGCATCGAGAAGCCCGTACGCATTGAGAGGCCCGAGCGTCCAGCCGGGTTGCCGTCCGGCGCGATAGAGCGCCCGTCGATTCCCGCGCGGCCCGGGCGCCCCTGA
- the uvrA gene encoding excinuclease ABC subunit UvrA, translating to MARKKTGKAEAISFESPLPLGKDELVIEGLKQNNLKNISVRIPHNLITTIVGPSGSGKSSLAFDTLFAEGRWRFIESLSTYTRLFLERMDRPDVDAIRNIRPAIAVEQKNPVRGSRSTVGTTTELNDYLRLLFSRAGRLHCPACGFPVSQGGPGHAADELLSKYEGERAYIGFNLPLNGRTSEEAVSMLLQKGYIRVRKGSEIIDISEGVPGGLKGRLEVVADRLFIKNSERRRLTEALETAFREGGGSAWAFMPEKGEEAFSKEPSCRNCGARVERPSPISLSFNHPVGACPECKGFGNVLRFDEAKVVPDKSLTLREGAIEPWTKPSYRWWHEELIKHAPRHGVDIDKPFGKLTARERDIVFGGAPGFEGIEEFFDYLESKKYKLHIKVFSSRYKGQVTCSACKGARLKKEALSLKIGGLNIAEASALTIKDALSFFSSLELAPFEAAVSEEVLKQIRTKLEFLSQTGLGYITLDRLTKTLSGGEAQRVTIATQLASSLSGVLYILDEPSIGLHPVDIDLLTNQLKRLSSIGNTVVTVEHDPSMMAKSDHIIELGPGAGEKGGRVVWAGSTREFLESARTLTSDYLTGRETIHVPRWRRKGSGRSLVIRGASGNNLKSVDLEVPLKTMTCVTGVSGSGKSTLIVDTLYPVLAAHFGEKSEPPLPYSSVQGLDRVSGVKLIDQSPIGRTPRSNPLTYIGGFDDIRKIFAGISSARVMGLSPGDFSFNVAGGRCESCKGEGFEKLEMYFLPDVYVKCAVCRGRRYKGHVLDVKYRGKSIYDVLETTFEDAMALFPNEPALQRRFSVLREVGLGYLKLGQSATTLSGGEAQRLKIARELVEESSGDVLYILDEPTTGLHMDDVKKLLAVLGRLVDSGSSVLMIEHNLDCMKTADHIVDLGPSGGDEGGRIVAAGSPEEVSMNPRSITAKYLKKALQKNTPF from the coding sequence ATGGCGAGAAAAAAGACAGGGAAGGCCGAGGCCATCTCCTTCGAATCCCCGCTCCCCCTTGGCAAAGACGAGCTGGTAATCGAGGGGCTCAAGCAGAATAACCTCAAGAATATCTCGGTCCGCATCCCGCATAACCTCATAACGACCATAGTCGGGCCGAGCGGCTCGGGGAAGTCCTCGCTCGCCTTCGACACCCTTTTTGCCGAAGGCCGATGGAGGTTCATAGAGTCGCTCTCCACCTACACGAGGCTTTTCCTCGAAAGGATGGACAGGCCGGACGTGGACGCAATAAGGAACATCCGGCCCGCCATAGCGGTCGAGCAGAAAAACCCGGTCCGCGGCAGCCGCTCGACCGTCGGCACGACTACCGAGCTTAACGACTACCTGCGCCTCCTCTTTTCCAGGGCCGGGAGGCTCCACTGCCCGGCCTGCGGGTTTCCGGTGAGCCAGGGCGGTCCGGGCCATGCCGCTGACGAGCTCCTCTCGAAATACGAGGGCGAGCGCGCGTACATAGGTTTCAACCTCCCCCTCAACGGCAGGACTTCTGAGGAGGCCGTCTCCATGCTCCTCCAGAAGGGCTACATACGCGTAAGAAAAGGTTCGGAGATAATCGACATATCCGAGGGCGTTCCTGGCGGGCTCAAGGGCCGCCTGGAGGTGGTTGCGGACAGGCTCTTCATCAAGAATAGCGAGAGGCGCAGGCTCACCGAGGCGCTTGAGACGGCCTTCAGGGAAGGCGGCGGCTCGGCATGGGCCTTTATGCCGGAAAAGGGCGAAGAGGCCTTTTCAAAAGAGCCTTCATGCCGGAACTGCGGCGCCAGGGTCGAAAGGCCATCTCCCATCTCCCTCTCCTTCAACCACCCGGTGGGCGCCTGCCCGGAGTGCAAGGGTTTCGGAAATGTGCTCCGCTTCGACGAGGCAAAGGTCGTGCCCGATAAGTCCCTTACGCTCCGCGAGGGCGCTATCGAGCCATGGACAAAGCCGTCCTACCGGTGGTGGCACGAAGAGCTCATAAAGCACGCGCCGCGACACGGGGTCGATATAGACAAGCCTTTCGGGAAGCTTACGGCCAGGGAGCGGGATATCGTCTTCGGCGGCGCGCCCGGCTTCGAGGGGATAGAAGAGTTCTTCGACTACCTGGAGAGCAAGAAATACAAGCTGCACATCAAGGTGTTCAGTTCGCGCTACAAGGGGCAGGTAACCTGTTCAGCCTGCAAGGGGGCAAGGCTCAAGAAAGAGGCGCTCTCCTTGAAGATCGGCGGTCTCAACATAGCCGAGGCCAGCGCTTTGACTATAAAGGACGCACTCTCGTTCTTTTCATCCCTGGAGCTCGCCCCCTTCGAGGCCGCGGTCTCGGAGGAGGTCCTCAAGCAGATACGGACCAAGCTCGAGTTCCTCAGCCAGACCGGGCTCGGCTACATAACCCTGGACAGGCTCACAAAGACCCTCTCCGGCGGGGAGGCGCAAAGGGTCACCATAGCGACCCAGCTTGCGTCCTCGCTCTCCGGCGTCCTCTACATACTCGACGAGCCGTCCATAGGGCTCCACCCGGTCGACATTGACCTGCTTACAAACCAGCTTAAGAGGCTTTCCTCGATCGGGAATACCGTCGTAACCGTCGAGCACGACCCGTCCATGATGGCGAAATCAGACCACATAATAGAGCTCGGCCCCGGCGCCGGCGAAAAGGGCGGGCGGGTAGTATGGGCCGGGTCCACACGCGAGTTCCTTGAATCGGCGCGCACCCTGACCTCTGATTACCTCACGGGCCGGGAGACCATACACGTGCCCAGATGGAGAAGGAAGGGGAGCGGCAGGTCGCTCGTCATCCGGGGCGCCTCGGGCAATAACCTGAAATCCGTTGACCTCGAAGTGCCGCTGAAGACCATGACGTGCGTTACCGGAGTTTCCGGCTCAGGCAAAAGCACGCTCATAGTGGACACGCTATACCCGGTGCTCGCCGCGCACTTCGGCGAGAAGTCGGAGCCGCCTCTCCCGTACTCGTCCGTGCAGGGCCTTGACAGGGTCTCGGGCGTCAAGCTCATCGACCAGAGCCCCATAGGAAGGACGCCGCGCTCGAACCCCCTCACCTACATAGGCGGTTTTGACGACATACGGAAGATATTCGCCGGGATCTCATCTGCCCGCGTCATGGGGCTTTCCCCCGGGGACTTCTCCTTCAACGTCGCCGGCGGCAGGTGCGAGTCGTGCAAGGGAGAGGGGTTTGAGAAGCTCGAGATGTATTTCCTCCCTGACGTATACGTAAAATGCGCGGTATGCCGGGGCAGGAGGTACAAGGGCCACGTCCTCGACGTCAAATACAGGGGAAAAAGCATATACGATGTACTTGAGACGACTTTCGAGGACGCGATGGCGCTTTTCCCGAACGAGCCCGCGCTACAGAGGAGGTTTTCCGTCCTCAGGGAAGTTGGCCTGGGGTACCTTAAGCTCGGGCAGAGCGCGACCACCCTTTCCGGAGGCGAGGCCCAGCGGCTGAAAATTGCACGGGAACTCGTGGAGGAGTCCTCCGGGGACGTCCTATACATACTCGACGAGCCCACAACGGGGCTCCACATGGACGACGTGAAAAAACTACTCGCGGTGCTCGGAAGGCTTGTCGATTCCGGGAGCTCGGTCCTGATGATAGAGCACAACCTCGACTGCATGAAGACGGCCGACCACATAGTAGACCTCGGCCCTTCGGGCGGAGATGAAGGGGGTCGGATAGTGGCTGCCGGCTCCCCCGAGGAGGTCTCGATGAACCCCCGGAGCATAACCGCGAAATACCTGAAAAAGGCCCTGCAGAAAAACACACCCTTTTAA
- a CDS encoding DUF748 domain-containing protein has product MKWNKYWYNKLLAALLASFAVYSLLGFLLVPYLIQSLAPKKLTELLGRETSLEEVRFNPYSFSFRLSGFRVMEPGKAEVFASFGELRVNLQARSLLKGGITVKELALDKPYLRAVHNMDMSYNFSDLIPEGAPDEKEAASGEPLKFSLNNIRVTGGSVDFIDLPKGKSHAVREMNVEIPFISSIPSEVEIFVKPSFSAKVNGTPFDLKGESKPFADSFETSLAISIEALSLPEYLAYSPVPLKLRMPSGTLFADLGLSYIQYRDRSPELALKGALKLRDLDLRDEHGGEVAKAPELDIDIASVDIFAGKARLSSVTLSRPDIALVRRADGAINFLSLFPGSAEREPREGDAGSSLEVDSIEVSRARLSFTDLTGSRPVRLAFDPVDFSLTGFTTLPGRPGTARLDYRAPSGEAVLAEGSLSVNPLEAELELKAEALDVRPLEPYIDGFLDMKITRGAASASGKLLAGLGHSGMRISYKGNGGLSGFSALDGLNVEPFMRFGSLALNGVEFDLAPFRFVARSVMLSDFHARVVTGREGGLNVAAIMKPMHAGNADAPAPAAGPGADGPSYMRIDSVTLRNGRVDFTDLQVEPAFSTSIEGLNGNMRGLFLDGSRIAELALSGKVDKYAHLEAEGKINPNKDDLFIDMRIKLDGYELSSITPYSGRHIGYVVEKGKIFLDLGYRIEKRALKAANEVLIDQITLGQKVDSPQATGLPVAFAISLLKDRKGQITLDLPLSGSLDDPEFSVGALIVQVIFNLVEKAVTSPFALIGGLFGGGEDLGYVEFSAGSRTLTVDSVKKLDALVSALYERPGLKLEIEGYADYEEDARAVAEEKFTRALKAEKLKAAAGGGGRSIDDVEIGNDEFEKYLFLAYKRAEFHKEKNFLGMVKKLPAPELERLLREHTLATGDDLRSLAGSRSNAVRDYILGTGKVEPSRVFILWSGDLEAGKKEGVRDSRVEFKLE; this is encoded by the coding sequence ATGAAATGGAATAAATACTGGTACAATAAGCTCCTCGCGGCCCTTCTCGCCTCATTTGCGGTCTATTCGCTTCTGGGGTTCCTCCTCGTCCCGTATCTTATACAATCCCTCGCGCCCAAGAAGCTTACGGAGCTTCTCGGGCGCGAGACCTCTCTTGAGGAGGTCCGCTTCAATCCGTACAGCTTCAGCTTCAGGCTCTCCGGCTTCAGGGTCATGGAGCCCGGCAAGGCGGAGGTGTTCGCGTCCTTCGGCGAGCTCAGGGTGAACCTGCAGGCAAGGTCGCTCCTGAAGGGCGGGATCACCGTGAAGGAACTCGCCCTTGACAAGCCTTACCTGAGGGCCGTCCATAACATGGACATGAGCTATAATTTCTCCGACCTCATCCCCGAGGGTGCTCCCGATGAAAAGGAGGCGGCGTCGGGGGAGCCTCTCAAGTTCTCCCTCAACAACATCCGCGTGACCGGTGGAAGCGTGGATTTCATCGACTTGCCAAAGGGCAAGTCCCACGCGGTAAGGGAGATGAACGTCGAGATACCGTTCATCTCCAGCATACCGAGCGAGGTCGAAATATTCGTAAAGCCTTCATTCTCGGCAAAGGTGAACGGGACGCCTTTTGACCTGAAGGGAGAGAGCAAGCCCTTTGCCGATTCTTTCGAGACGTCGCTCGCCATAAGCATTGAGGCGCTCAGCCTTCCCGAGTACCTCGCGTACTCCCCTGTTCCGCTCAAGTTGAGGATGCCTTCAGGGACGCTTTTCGCGGACCTCGGGCTCTCTTACATACAATACAGGGACAGGTCTCCCGAGCTTGCCTTGAAGGGCGCGCTTAAGCTCAGGGACCTCGACCTGAGGGACGAGCATGGCGGAGAGGTCGCAAAGGCGCCCGAGCTGGACATCGACATCGCCTCTGTCGATATCTTCGCCGGAAAGGCGCGCCTCTCTTCCGTTACCCTCTCGCGGCCTGACATCGCGCTCGTAAGGAGAGCCGACGGCGCCATAAACTTCCTCTCGCTTTTCCCCGGTTCTGCCGAAAGAGAACCTCGCGAAGGTGACGCCGGGTCCAGCCTTGAGGTCGATAGCATAGAGGTCTCCAGGGCGCGTCTTTCCTTTACTGACTTGACGGGAAGCAGGCCCGTCCGCCTCGCATTCGACCCTGTAGATTTTTCTCTGACCGGCTTTACCACCCTGCCGGGCAGGCCCGGAACGGCGCGCCTCGATTACAGGGCGCCTTCAGGGGAGGCCGTGCTGGCCGAAGGGAGCCTCTCCGTTAATCCGCTGGAGGCGGAGCTCGAGTTGAAAGCCGAGGCCCTGGATGTAAGGCCGCTCGAGCCGTACATCGACGGCTTTCTCGATATGAAAATCACAAGGGGCGCGGCCTCTGCCTCGGGTAAGCTTCTTGCCGGGCTCGGGCATTCGGGCATGCGCATCTCCTATAAGGGGAACGGGGGCCTTTCCGGATTTTCAGCGCTCGACGGCTTGAACGTCGAACCTTTCATGAGGTTCGGCTCTCTTGCCCTGAACGGCGTCGAGTTCGACCTTGCCCCTTTCCGCTTCGTTGCCAGGTCAGTCATGCTTTCGGATTTCCACGCGAGAGTCGTCACAGGCCGCGAGGGAGGGCTGAACGTCGCCGCGATAATGAAGCCCATGCATGCCGGCAATGCGGACGCACCGGCCCCTGCGGCAGGGCCGGGAGCGGACGGGCCCTCGTACATGAGGATTGACTCTGTCACGCTCAGAAACGGCAGAGTGGATTTCACCGACCTGCAGGTCGAGCCCGCGTTTTCCACGAGCATCGAGGGGCTTAACGGCAATATGAGGGGGCTCTTCCTTGACGGCAGCAGGATTGCGGAGCTGGCACTTTCCGGCAAGGTCGATAAGTACGCGCACCTCGAGGCCGAGGGTAAGATCAACCCGAATAAGGACGACCTCTTCATCGACATGCGCATCAAGCTGGACGGCTATGAGCTAAGCTCAATCACGCCCTATTCCGGCAGGCACATCGGGTACGTGGTCGAAAAGGGGAAGATTTTCCTGGACCTTGGTTACCGTATCGAAAAAAGGGCGCTCAAGGCCGCAAACGAGGTCCTTATAGACCAGATAACACTCGGGCAGAAAGTGGACAGTCCGCAGGCGACCGGGCTTCCGGTCGCGTTCGCAATAAGCCTCCTCAAGGACAGGAAGGGGCAGATAACCCTGGACCTGCCCCTTTCCGGCTCACTTGACGACCCGGAGTTCAGTGTCGGCGCCCTCATTGTGCAGGTCATTTTCAACCTCGTGGAAAAGGCGGTGACCTCGCCCTTTGCGCTTATCGGAGGGCTATTCGGGGGAGGCGAAGACCTCGGGTACGTGGAGTTCTCCGCTGGAAGCCGCACGCTCACCGTGGACTCCGTCAAAAAGCTCGATGCGCTTGTGTCCGCGCTTTACGAACGGCCTGGCCTGAAGCTCGAAATCGAGGGGTACGCGGATTATGAAGAAGACGCAAGGGCCGTCGCCGAAGAGAAGTTCACGAGGGCGCTAAAGGCCGAAAAGCTCAAGGCCGCCGCAGGGGGCGGCGGCCGCTCCATCGACGATGTTGAAATCGGCAATGACGAGTTTGAGAAATATCTGTTCCTCGCCTACAAGAGGGCTGAATTCCACAAGGAGAAGAACTTCCTGGGCATGGTGAAAAAGCTCCCGGCTCCCGAGCTTGAGAGGCTTTTAAGGGAACATACCCTGGCGACCGGCGACGATTTGAGAAGCCTTGCGGGAAGCCGCTCCAACGCGGTCAGGGACTATATACTGGGTACCGGCAAGGTCGAGCCTTCGCGGGTCTTCATCCTCTGGTCAGGGGACCTCGAAGCCGGCAAAAAGGAGGGGGTCAGGGACAGCCGCGTCGAGTTCAAGCTGGAGTGA
- the mscL gene encoding large conductance mechanosensitive channel protein MscL, translating to MLKEFKTFALRGNVIDMAVGVIIGVAFSGIVNSLVADILMPPMGLLVGYDFSNLFITLKSGTFAGPYPTLAEAKKAAAVTLNYGAFINTVVNFLIVAFSMFLLIKGVRSLWIEAPAPPPPATKECSYCFSVVPLKATRCPHCTSGIG from the coding sequence ATGCTCAAGGAGTTCAAGACGTTCGCTTTAAGAGGGAACGTCATCGACATGGCTGTAGGCGTCATCATCGGGGTGGCGTTCAGCGGCATCGTCAACTCCCTCGTTGCAGACATTCTCATGCCTCCGATGGGCCTTCTGGTCGGCTATGATTTCTCCAACCTCTTCATCACGCTCAAGAGCGGGACATTCGCCGGCCCCTATCCCACGCTCGCGGAAGCCAAGAAGGCCGCCGCGGTCACGCTCAACTACGGGGCGTTCATAAACACGGTCGTCAACTTCCTGATCGTCGCCTTTTCCATGTTCCTCCTCATAAAGGGCGTAAGGAGCCTCTGGATCGAAGCCCCGGCGCCGCCCCCTCCGGCGACCAAGGAATGCTCGTATTGCTTTTCAGTCGTGCCCTTGAAGGCCACCCGCTGCCCCCACTGCACCTCGGGCATCGGTTGA
- a CDS encoding transporter encodes MKLGIGFDFSTGKYGSSSSTDVLQIPVTAAYESGPVMLRLTIPYIKVTGPGDVVVGGANGSPVVVIRDGARRTESGIGDITAGVAYNVLDLTESRLLVDLAANVKLPTADETRGLGTGEIDYSFQIDAVTVREEVTFFGTVGYKVFGEPDAFALEDTVFASFGGGYKHASGTVAGLIFDWRQAASPGTQAPFESTVYLSRELYPDLNLSGYILKGWSDGSPDFGFGLSVSWRM; translated from the coding sequence GTGAAGCTTGGCATCGGCTTCGACTTCAGCACGGGCAAGTACGGCTCCTCTTCCTCGACCGACGTACTGCAGATACCCGTTACCGCCGCGTACGAAAGCGGCCCGGTGATGTTGAGGCTCACCATCCCCTACATAAAAGTCACCGGCCCAGGTGACGTGGTGGTCGGAGGGGCGAACGGTTCACCCGTGGTTGTCATTAGGGACGGGGCGCGCCGCACGGAATCCGGCATTGGGGACATAACGGCCGGAGTGGCATATAATGTTCTGGACCTCACGGAGAGCCGGCTCCTCGTCGACCTTGCCGCAAATGTCAAGCTCCCGACCGCTGACGAAACAAGGGGGCTCGGCACGGGCGAGATTGACTATTCCTTTCAAATCGATGCAGTAACGGTCCGGGAAGAGGTCACCTTTTTCGGTACCGTCGGATACAAGGTCTTTGGCGAGCCTGACGCTTTCGCCTTGGAAGACACAGTTTTCGCGAGCTTTGGCGGCGGCTACAAGCATGCCTCCGGCACGGTCGCTGGCCTGATATTCGATTGGCGGCAGGCCGCCTCGCCGGGGACCCAGGCGCCCTTCGAATCGACAGTGTACCTGAGCCGCGAGCTGTATCCGGACCTGAACCTGTCCGGGTACATTTTGAAAGGCTGGTCAGACGGGAGCCCGGACTTCGGGTTCGGCCTCAGTGTCTCGTGGAGGATGTGA
- a CDS encoding DUF481 domain-containing protein — protein MATRRIYMLCLACAFFLAAFSAPAGADEVVLENGDTITGKVTRIENGVLTVSTTYSKPVSITTDKVARITTDEAVDIHLSGGEVVRGRLSTTTPGQVVVEPGEGRGAVAISWDKIESLNPPAKEVKWTGNVSIGANSQSGNTDRTSASIGAEAVKKSDIDRATFKLLYNYAEEGGSMSARNVYGMLKYDYFFTGRLYGYVSVEMLSDRFRDIKLRSIVGPGAGYQVWDDDARSLRLELGAAFFSEDLYLGADDSWATSRAAAALRWKLSGNLEFSDSLVVNNRLDQPDDYQLRNEAAITTSLGADWAMKLSNIVEYDSEPSEGVKSTDLFWILALQYSF, from the coding sequence ATGGCCACTCGCCGTATCTACATGCTCTGCCTGGCATGCGCTTTTTTTCTTGCCGCGTTCTCCGCGCCCGCCGGCGCGGATGAAGTCGTCCTCGAAAACGGGGACACCATCACCGGGAAGGTGACGAGGATCGAGAACGGTGTCCTGACGGTCTCTACGACATACTCGAAGCCCGTGAGCATCACTACCGACAAGGTCGCGAGGATTACGACCGACGAGGCTGTCGATATTCATCTATCCGGTGGCGAGGTGGTCCGGGGGAGGCTTTCCACGACGACACCCGGCCAGGTGGTCGTCGAGCCCGGCGAGGGCAGGGGCGCTGTAGCGATAAGCTGGGACAAGATAGAATCTCTGAACCCGCCCGCGAAAGAGGTCAAGTGGACCGGCAACGTCTCCATCGGGGCGAACTCGCAGTCCGGCAACACGGACAGGACCAGCGCCTCCATAGGCGCGGAGGCGGTCAAGAAGTCGGACATCGACCGCGCCACATTCAAGCTCCTCTATAACTACGCCGAGGAGGGCGGCAGCATGTCGGCGCGGAACGTATACGGGATGCTCAAATACGATTATTTCTTCACCGGCCGCCTTTACGGATACGTGAGCGTAGAGATGCTCTCCGACAGGTTCAGGGACATAAAGCTCAGGAGCATCGTGGGCCCTGGCGCGGGCTACCAGGTGTGGGACGACGACGCCCGGTCGCTCCGCCTTGAGCTCGGCGCGGCCTTTTTCTCAGAGGACCTCTACCTCGGCGCGGACGACTCCTGGGCCACTTCCCGCGCCGCGGCAGCGCTCAGGTGGAAGCTATCAGGCAATCTCGAGTTCAGCGACAGCCTGGTGGTGAACAACAGGCTCGACCAGCCCGACGACTACCAGCTGCGGAACGAGGCCGCGATAACTACGTCGCTGGGCGCGGACTGGGCCATGAAGCTCTCGAATATAGTGGAGTACGACAGCGAACCTTCAGAGGGAGTCAAGTCAACCGACCTTTTCTGGATACTCGCGCTGCAGTACTCTTTTTGA